From the genome of Solanum lycopersicum chromosome 7, SLM_r2.1:
TGTCCTAGTAACTCATCTTAGTAGAGGTTTTAGGACAAGTTAGTTCAAATTCAACTATTTGTACTTAGATATTCGTCTATTGATATTTCTAGACTCCTTTAGTTTCGCATTCAATTTTATCTATCTGTATTTCTTTCTTATATTAGTTTCATGCAAGTCCATGAGCTTTCCTTGGGGTCATATGTGTCTCCAAGCACCGTGTTACGACTAGGGTCAATTCTCGAGCCGTGACATGATTCTCAAAAATTAGTTGTTGTCCTTAGTACATCCAAAAATACTAATGACATCAGTCGCTTGATTCGACATCGAAAACTTTTGGcagatttattaaaattatataatatgatatttaacattttttttaaaaaaattgatatttaatgTCTTTGATTCATCATTCTCATCTTCCAATCTAAAGGGGATAAAGATTACCATTAtacacaatttatttctatattccGTCTGTAGTCACTTAAAAGCTTACTAAATATAAGCTTATAAAGTTGTTcggattatattaaattaatgaatatattagtccaaataaatattatggactaatataattgatttaattatttaaattcaataaatatgaatttaattaaagtttgCTCCATAAAGCCCATATGACATGTCCCTTAAATCTAATTGGGTGAAGGGAGTATTGTTCCAATCGCAgctcctctattctaaaactataaataggggtctcaTAATTGCGAAAAGAGGACCAAGAATTTAAACAAGAATCTAGAGAAAGCTCGTGGATCAAAAGTCATAAATTTCTCtataaatttaagaattcaaAAACTCAAGGATTCAAGAATTCAAgtgttcaagttcaagatttGAAGAAGTAAAGATCAAATTCAAGAACGATTGAGATCAAGACCACCAGATTAAAGATCAAGCTCCAAGCCGTTGAATTCAACTAGAaggtcaagatcaagataaaattcaagtcaagatcaagatcaagtttAAGtacaagaacgatcaagatcaagaccaccggATTCAAAATCAGGCTCCAAGCCtttgaattcaactagaaagtcaagatcaagataaagctcaagtcaatatcaagttcaagtccaagttcaagttcaagaacggtCAGGATAAAGACCACcggattcaagatcaagctccaaGTCCTTCAATTAAACtcaaaagtcaagatcaagataaagttcaagtaaAGATCAAGATGAATTCCAAGTCTAAGttcaagtccaagatcaagatcaagatagagatcaagatcaagtccaagtccaagtccaagttcaagtccaagataaagatcaaaataatcccaagttcaagatcaagatTTACatcccttgaatttatatttgaaaaggcgaattCAGAGGAATCATGAAGATTGTAACACTCacacttgaaataataaatggattgttgctataattttccgttcttgattattttctCGAAGCGAATTTCATTGTCTACACCATCATAAGAGAATTATTGACCAATTTTATTACCCATATACTCCTCCAACAATAAATGGTCATTCTGAGCACAAACATCACCACCTCAATAATTTCATTTGATGCTTACTTTCCAAGAACTAGTCCTTGCATCATTTTGGCCTAAATCTCTAGTTTATGCTACTTATTATTAAAAGATACCATGTCAAAAATTGAAATTCTCCTTACCATTTAATTGTTTATTCCAAAAAAAAGTCTGATTTATGCCTTACTTATTTTGCTCTAATAGTTTCCATGCACTATATTATATTTCGCGTATTTTTCTCCAACTATATGAATGTAGTAagcaaagttttaaaaatatctcaTCCTAGCAGAAAGTTGCACAAATTCAGTATTTGATTGTAACTATATATGATGACCGAGGCTACCGCTTCACGTAACATGGGACTTAGGATCATGAGTTACCCCATGCTAATCCCATGTCTAGCATATATCAATCATACAGAGAATAATTGAATAGGATATGTACTCTGTGGAAGCTAAAACAATTAATAACTGAAAGTGGGGATACCCAACCGGTATGAAGGTATAAAACATATGAAGAGTTTATTAACAACTGAAAGATTTAACTTCACAACAATTCAAGTTGATTTCCCTACTATGTCTGAAAAGCTTATAACAGAGATGAGTTGTTGGGACATGTACCCCATCTAACTCTAacaaaactgaaaaataaacaaaaagactAAACTTAAAAGTATGTCTTGTCCTCGAAGTATGATGACTCACCATTTAAGTTGCTGAAATGTAGACCGAGAATCCATCTAAGCGCAATCTACATCTTGAGTACTTGAACTATCACGTCCTGAGCTTACACGCTAGACGTGGTCGGCATCCAATGACCATTGTTGCCCTTGAGAGAATCCTTGGCCCAGCTTATATAACTTATCGTAAGACTTAAACATAAGATATAACTCaagaaataactttaaaaataataattagccAAAGTGGAAAACCACATCTTAGTCGATTACAATTGAaaggaaaagactaaaaaaacTCATACAATCTGTCTATAAAGCCTCTAAAATAACGAGGAATGTTGGGACAAGACCCCCAATCATCTTTACAactgaaactaaaataattaaatgattcTAAAGATGTCCTTCGAAATGaagggaggctcaccaactgattCTGAGGTGCTCACTGGATCAATGATACACCGAGTGTTGATCCTAGTAACTTGCATATGCATCATGCTACAGTATAGGCCAATTGGAATCATTACATTGAATatatgagtatgcgagttggaatgctaaacaacaacttaagcttgaaatggagaaagaaggaacacttaccccGGCTCTGCTAACCTCATGAAtaattaactcattttaatataacgCAATTTAAAAGCATGTGCAATTTAAAGAAAGCTATTTGAAATATGTTGTAAACTCTGAAGGTACAAAGATACAATTAACTCTGGTATGTATGTAAAATACAAGTAAATGATGTATATAAGAATCCAATAAtttttgtgggagtttctctaactgacaaccatcacttaagagctacaatgatgatacaacgatctacctcacgctctctaactgacaaccatcacttaagagctacaaTGATGATACAACGATCTACCTCACGCTGCCAGCGCATCATATACCCGGAAAAACGTATAAGACTtaaactgcctaatggatctaCTATTCTACTGCAAAaaaggttcatctaaaaagGTATGACCCCTTTtatacccatggtggctacatggtttatgagggttgtgagttgtctgaactctcccCAAAAATATActggctcttatgtttttaataaAACATACTCATTTTGTGGTTTGATATTAGTTCTTAAAAAATACTTTGTTCAATgactatcttggaaatcttagtttccctaAATGCTTTTTTTAGAAAGATATAGTTCTTTTCTGAAAACTCTCCCTAAGGCTCCTttgaaatcaaagtttccttacttgtttaaatgtggAAAACATTTAAAGTATCTTTCTTGGAATACTTGGTCCCATATATCCTTAAAATAAAGAACTTCAACTTAACTCTTTACTTAGCTTGAAACCTTTAAGAACTTTACTTACTTCCTTGACTTTTttatcttaactttccttgaattgaattatggattcaaggttatggTTTGAGTTCTTTAATGATTTATAGGTATTTAGAAATCATTAgaagtaattagaatcattgGAAGCTGTTAGTGTACCTTGTAAGGACTTAAAAGGACTAAACTACAAAAATTGGAAGAAAAACATCGGGTTGAGAGTGTTTGCGGTACGCCGCGCCAGACCTGTTGGTTAGAGGCCCTATCCTGGCGCACTGTAGGCGCGCGGCCCCAAGCCCCCGGTGCAGATGGGGCGTAATACGCCTGGTGCTGCCTAGGTATGGCTGACAAACTTCTCTATTCGTCTTTTGATCCTAATTTACCTAAACCTCCATAGTTATATTCTAAACCCTTAGGATCATCAATACTATCAACAACCAACAGATCTAACtaaaaaacatttgaaaactaCTAATCATCATCAATGGTTAATCAATCAACTCAACCAAAAGGGTTTCAACAAGATCTATCAAGAGATCATTTCTAATCAAGTAAACAACTCCAAAACTAAAGAACTGAAGAAATATTGGTGTGCAGATGAATTAGTTCAACacgaaagatctcacataccttaatagggATTACACCAGACGAATTCCACTAGAATCCCTTGGCGTTCTTGACTTATTCTTGATCTTTctcccttcttcttctcttctattttctcccaagccctaagcgtgaaataacttttctaatctgaactaaaacttatttttacccaattaaacccttaaaatgaattaggaaataaATGATTTCAAAGACTAGTTTGTCCTTCCTTAAATCCGGATTGGACTTACCTTAATGCAACATCTTAAATTTCGAAAGGCGTACTCCCTCATACAATATCAAAATTTCACAAACTTGGCGCTGTTGGAAATATCTTAAAGAATTTCCAACCATAAcaagaactacctctaactcatccttagctagaagttatggacatttaaaaatgaccaaaaatcactttttaaacttaggaaattttccagattcctaagtgaaattttttagttttttagcGTTACAAGTTACCAGATGTTACAGTATCTCCCCGTTGCGAACATTCATCCTTGAATAAGATTTCTTTCACTAATATAAAAATGGTAACCTTAAGTTTAACACTCAACAATCAAAACAAGTACAACAGACTTACTCATAGTTTATAAAGTAAtaagaagagaatttagtacctAGATCTGTATACTCtccggattcaaagagatgtggatatatcttcttcctatccTCTTCATATTCCCAAGTTGCTTcctcaacaaattggttcctccaaaagACTATGACTAACATAACttcctttgttctcaacttgcgaacttcacGCTCTAAAATCTTAACCAGAATCTCTTCATAGTATAAGCTATCCTTAATCGCAATACTTTCAATTAgtacaatcaatgaaggatcacctatgccctttttcaacatagaaatgtGAAACATTGGATGAACTACTAACTCTTGGGGTAGCTCTAACTTATAAGATACACTGCGAATTCTCTTGGAGATTCtataaggaccaatataccggggactaagtttccccttcttaccaaacctcataacacccttcaggggtgaaatttttaaatatacccAATTATCCACCTCAAACTCCAACTGTCTTCTCCTAAAATTTGTGTAGGATTTTTGACAAATATCTGTCATTTTCAATCTCTCTTGGATCATCTTCACCTTCTCCATGGCTTGGTGAACTAGATTTATACTTATTAAACTCTCTTCACCAACTTcgaaccacccaatgggagatcttcatcttctcccataaagagtttcatatggagccatttggatactcgaatgataactattgttgtaagcgaACTCAATGAGAGATAGGTGATCATCTCAATTACCACCGAAATCGATCAAGCACTTCTTAAACACATCTTCTAAAGTCTGGATCGTACGCTTTGCTTGCCCATCCGTCTGAAAATGAAAAGCAGggcttaagttcacctttgaacccaaacctttctggAAAGACTTCCAAGAATGTGTAGTGAATTGTGTACCTTTATCTAAAATGATTGAAACTGGGACTCCATGAAGTATCATCACCtcttaaatgtataaatttgcATAATTCTTTGCCGAGTGAGTGGTCTTTACCGAAAAAAAGTGAGCTTATTTTCTCattctatcgacaatcacccaaatcgAATCATGATGTTTGTGAGACCTTGGCAGCCCTATGATGAAGTCCATGTTAATCATCTCCACTTCCGTTCCGGAAGTTCTATATTTTGATCCAAACCTTCAGGCTTTTGGTGATCTACTTTAACTTGTTAACAATTCGGGCACTTGGCGACAAATCCGGTAATGAccttcttcataccttcccaccaatatacttctCTCAAATCAAGATACATATTTGTGGAACCCGGATGATTGGAATATCTTGATCTATGAGCTTGCTCCACAATCCTCTCTTGGATTCCATTTACCATAGGTACACATAACCTACTTTGATATCTCAATACactatctcccccttgttcaaaagctaatactctttgcttatgaacatttgcttttaatttaagaaaaatgggatcttggtcttgcttctcttttaatttttacactaatgatgattcatCCCCATTGGTCACTACTCCTCCTCCTTACGTGGAATCCATAATTCGGACCCCTAAACGTGCAAGTCTATGCATATCTTTTGctagttctttcttctcttcttctagATGGGAGGTACTACCATAGACAACCTGCTCaaggcatcaacaaccacattagaCTTACCTGGGTAGTAATGAATActtatgtcataatccttgagcaaTTCTAACCATTTGCTTTGTCTGAGATTTATCTCTTtctaggtgaacacatattgtaagCTCTTGTGATCaatgaatatatcaacatgaacatcatacAATTAGTGACACCATATCTTCAAGGTGAAAACTACAACAACTAACTcaaagtcatgagttggataattcttctcatgaaccttcaactgtctggaggcataagctaGAACTTCGCCATTCTTTATTACAACAAAACCCAAAGCTAATATTGATGCATcataatacaccacaaaaccttgagtacttTCCTGTAAGGTCAACACTAGGGCagtagtcaacctctttttcaattcctgaaaACTTTTCTCACAAGATTCAGACCATTGAGATTTAAGTGTCTTCTGAGTCAACTTTgtcaaaaaagataaaatagatGAAAACCCCTAAACAAACCTTCGATAGTAGAtatccaaacccaagaaacttcgtATATAAGTTGAAGACATGGCTCTAGGCCAAATCTGAACTGCTTTCATCTTTTGTGTTTCAACTCTAATCCcatcaccaaaaaaaatgtagcccaagaatgccacagacttaagccaaaactcacacttggagaatatgacatataactccttatctttcaaaTCTGAAGAACTATCCtgaggtgactagcatgatcttcttcattctttgaataaattagtatgtcatcaatgaagacgataacaaacaaatctaaataaggtttgaatacATTGTTCATAAGATCTATGAATGATACAGGCGCATTGGTCAAGCCAAATGACAtgaccaaaaattcataatgcccatatctggtTCTAAAAGCTATTTTTTGGAATTTCACATTCCCTAACTTTTAACTGATGGTAGCCTGATCTGACATCAATTTTCAAGAAGCAAGAAGAACCCTGAAGCTGGtcga
Proteins encoded in this window:
- the LOC138337203 gene encoding uncharacterized protein → MEKVKMIQERLKMTDICQKSYTNFRRRQLEFEVDNWVYLKISPLKGVMRFGKKGKLSPRYIGPYRISKRIRSVSYKLELPQELVVHPMFHISMLKKGIGDPSLIVLIESIAIKDSLYYEEILVKILEREVRKLRTKEVMLVIVFWRNQFVEEATWEYEEDRKKIYPHLFESGEYTDLVKEILFKDECSQRGDTVTSGNL